The segment TATCATAAATTGCGTGCTATCCAATATGGAGACGAACCTGATAACTACGGCTGGATCACCATCATTGAATAATTCTTTTTCTACTAGAGGAAATCATATGTTTTCGGTTTTGTGCCGAAACAACTATATTTAACAAACTACAGAGGCATGAGATTAATTTATTCCATGCCTCTGTTTTTTTATCAACGAATGCAGAAATCGCAAATCAACTTTTGTCTTCATTTCCTATATACACAACGGATTTATCCCAACAGATAGTAAAAAAGACACGATTCACCGAAATTAGTAAACCGTGTCTTCATAATATTCACTTTTGAAATGCTTAATCCCAAGCCGGTGGCTCAACACCCATCAAGTTCTTAACGAAGAAGTCGTGCATCTTGTGCATTTCAAACGGACCACCCAAACTATGTGTCTTACCCGGCAAATAGAGCTGATCGAAATTCTTATTTGCCTTCATCAACTCACTTACAACCTGCAACGTAGAAGCCGGATCGACATTATCATCCAATTCTCCATTGATCAACAGGAGTTTTCCTTTCAAGCGCCAAGCATTATCCACATTTGATGAGGCACTATAAGATTCATCGATTGGATAACCCATCCATTGTTCATTCCACCATACTTTATCCATCCGGTTATCATGGCAACCACACAGAGCTACAGCAACCTTATAGAAATCATTATGGAACAGCAAAGCCGCCATAGCATTCTGACCACCAGCAGACCAGCCATAAATACCGACACGATTGATATCCATATACGGATATTTGGCAGCTGCAGCTTTAATCCAGGCAATACGATCAGGGAAACCTGCATCTTTCAGATTCTTCCAGCAGACATCGTGAAAGGCTTTAGAACGGTTGGCCGTACCCATTCCGTCAATCTTAACCACGATGAATCCCAGTTCAGCCAATCGGGAACAAAGATGATCGGTCGCCCGGAAATATTTCTCAACATGCGAGTCATGTGGTCCTGCATAAATCATCTCTACAATCGGATATGAACGGGAAGCATCAAAAGTAGAAGGACGGATGATCTTACCCCAAATATCAGTCTTTCCGTCACGTCCTTTAGCATGGAAAACTTCGGGTAATTGCCATCCATATTCTACTAATTCACTTATATCGCTCTTTTCCAGCGAAGCCACCACAGATCCATCTGATACTTTCCGCAACACAGATACATAAGGCATGTCTGCACGCGAATATGCATCTACAATATATTGATGATCGGCCGACAAAGTCACCTCATGATTGGCATTCTCAGGTGTTAAGTCTTTAAAACCTGTACCGTCCAAATTAATCCGGCAAAGATGTAAATGATACGGATCTTCGTCAGCATGGAAACCAGAAGCCCGGAAATAAATTACTCCCGCATTTTCATCTATGTATTCCACGTTTCGAACAACCCATTCACCTTTCGTTACCTGACGGATCACTTGCCCGTCATTGCCAAACAGATAAAGATGACGCCAACCGTCGCGTTCGGAAATCCAAAGCATCTGTTTCCCGTCCTGCAAATCATAGCGGAAACGATTATTATAATAGAAGAAGGTTGGAACCTGTTCATCCACTAAATGTGTAATCTTACCATTTTCGGCATTAACCTCACCTACGATATAGCGCTGATGACCACGCTGGTTAAACTCGAACGTAAACGCCCTACTGTCACTCCGCCAACCTGTCAAATATAAATCAAACTGGTTCTCATATAAATTTGTTTCCAATGGAATTTGTTTTTTCTTTTCCCAATCGAACAAGACAGGAACTGATACTGGCAAAACATCTCCCGGCTTGGCATAATTCCGCCATTGCAAGATTGGTTGTAACTGAGTAGACGGGCGTGATTCCAACAACGGAATGCGTCGTTCTTCCACTTCCCGAGTTTTGACTGTAGCAATTTTCTTTGAATCCGGAGACCACATAATCCGGCTTCCATAGGTATAATTCCGGATACCGTCCATCGTCAGTGCCGTTACTTCCTCCTTATTCTTCCGACTACGGACATAGAGGTTATTATCCTGGATATACGCTTCCCACAAACTATCAGGCGATGCAACCGGTTTATCGTTCTTTCGCCAAAAATCCCACCGAGGTCTCTCTTCTTCCTTCATCAGCTCATCTACTAAAGGCTTATTCTTACCTTTTAAGTAAACAGCCAGACCCTGTTTATCCACCGCTTTATTTTTCTTTCCAGTTTCAGCATCCACCAAATAAAAGACGGTACCTGTCTTTTCCCGATTCTGATACCAAAAGAAATGTGAATCACCCAACCAATGCGGCTTGACTGCAGAAGAATACACCTTGTTTTCCAACTTCAAGATTGTATCAGACCGCTGATAATCCGCTTTTGTCACTTGGGCCTTTGCTGCAGCCCACGGAAGTAATAGTGACAAGCAACATACATAAAAAATACGTTTATTCATACATGTTTTTCTATTAGAATTACTTACAATTAAACACTTTCATACAATCGTTTTATAACAGGTACTTTCAGGATTAATAATAACACCCATACGGGAACAAATGTACACAATACAACTGTAAATTTCGTAAAAAAACCCGGTATACAGCTATATTGCTTCCGAAATAATGCCCGCAAAGCCACAGCTACTGTCTCCCGAGGAGACTGCATCACCCCAAATCTCCTAAGCCATTTTCTCTTCTGCTCGCTTAGATGATACAAAGGCGTATCCACGGCACCGGGGAATAAAGCCGTGACTCCCACTCCATACCGCTTAAATTCATACCAAACCGATCGGGAAAAAGACTTCAGGAAAGCCTTTGTTGCCGCATAATGCGAAATCGTCGGATAAGGCATCCAGGCTGTTGAGGAAGAAGTTATCAAGATATATCCTTTCTGTCGTTTCTGCATATCCTCACCAAAGAGACGGATTAACTTAACAGGAGTTGTACAATGCAAACGAACAATCTGTTCTAACCGTTCAAGTGGAGTCCGCACCAAGGTAGAAAAAAGAAGCATACCCGCATTACTTACCAGAACTTCCACCTCAAGTCCCCAAGAATTTACCATTCGGTAAACTCCTTCAGCTGCGTCAGAAACTGTTAAATCAATATCTATCACCCGAACATCCACCTGATATTGCAAACAAAGCATTTCAGCAACCAGCCGGTTCTCATCCGGCTGGTTACTGACTACTATAATACCATATCCACGTTCAGCCAACTGCCGGGCGAACTCCAAGCCTAATCCCGACGAAGCACCTGTTATTACGGCATAACTCATGTAACTATATCCAGCTGTATATTATCTTTTGCTTCTTTTAAGTAAGGAATTTGCACTTCATAGACAGGCAAAAAATCGTAATACTTTTCTTCTGAACTGACTATTTCTAATAAGACAACCCCGTATTTATAATCTCCATTTGTTCCTGTAAACAATGATTCGGGATTTAGCTGAATGCATCCGTCTTCATCCGTTGTATACGATGACACACTATTATTTTCAACAGTATACGAATACATTACTGATCCATATATATTCACTTTTGCATTACTAATCGGCTGTTCACCTTTTAACATCTTTAAAGTCAGCGTCTCCGGGAAAGGAGGTTCCTCTAACGGACAAAAGCCAGGCTCGCCTCTTACCAAATCTTTATTCCTATTTATAAGTAATTGTGCATATTCAGACCATGAATCGCCACCCCAACAAACATTCATAATACATTTTACCGGAGAAAAAATTAAATTACAAATAGGATTCGTTTTTACTTCCATGGCATAGATATCAGGAACGCCTCTGGCATGACCCAATTCATGAGTTATGGCTTCAGATGTTTTATATTTACTCAAAATATCATAGACAGTCTTTCCGTCATCAGCTGCACTTAGGCCATTATCAAACAGACAAACTATCTCCTGCCCCCAACCAGTCCAATCTGAATGAACCCGTTCACCCGCATAATCGCCAATACAACCATCAATGATTAAAAGGTATGGATAATCACCTCGATATGTTAGGCCGTTCACAAATACATCTTCTGAAGAAGAATCATAAACATTCGACTCGTCAAATATCGGATTAAATTTTATATCCGCATCAAAAAAGTTAATGCCATTTTTCCCCTTGTATAAAGCTGCCACATCGTCAAAACGCTCCTGCAACTTCTTTTTCACAATATCAGCATCAGAAAAATACAATTTATAAGTTGCCCTATCCAGCATCACTTTCACATCAAAACTCCAGACATCACGTTCAGAAGCTATATCTGATTCGTCGTCAGCAGTGACCTCCTTCTGATCTTCAAATTCATCTGTTTCTTTTGAACAAGAAGCCATAAAAAAGCTACCAAGTACAAAACTCAAAGCACACAAGAATTTGAGTCTTAAAAATAAATTCCTAATCATCTGTCTCTATTTTTATTATCCAAACCCATTTGTATTGATATAAAACTCTATCCATGCGACAAGGACTTAATCCAAAGCCTGTTGATTACTGTATGTACGTTGTATATGATAGTCACCCCAACTATAGGTTCCTGTATAATCCAAATAAATCTCATTCGTTGCCGGATCATAAGTACTCATATTATTGGCAGTAGTCACAGGTTCCCAGCCAGCACCTTCTCTTGCCCAGCCAGCTAGAATTTCTACCACTTTCTTTCCATTACCGGCATCCTGATCCGTAATCTTTATAATGGGAGAACATTGTTCAAACATAGTTCCACCCCAGCCCGGACACAGGATAGCGTCATTATCTGTTATTACATTGAATGCGGCGACAATCGTACTCTCCGTGAAATTTTCTAAAGCATCTATCCGAGAATACAACGCAGTACTATACGTCGTTCCTGGAGTTGTTGACAATCCAGTCTCTCCAGCACTAATTGTATTATCCCAGCGACCCGTCCATTTAGACGCTTGTTTAATTCTGAAATAGCAAACAGCTCCGTCTTCCATCGGTATCTGATCATTTCCACTGCTAACAATCCTAACTGGCAACAAATAGTATTTACCACCATTAATTTTATCCAAAGCATCAAGAGCTACCGTTATGTTGAATTTCTTACTTTCTTCTCCTTCACTCATTGATACTTCAGGTATGGTATAACTACCTTCTGGAAGCATTTCATAATCTGTTCCATATTGTTCATTATAAGCAATCAATAAAGCAGGATCAGCCTCTGATACAAAGTTAAAATCAAATGTCGTATTTGTAAATGGTATATTTATTTCCATTGGCAGTGACAATTCTTTCTCTCCTGCATTTCTAAATGGATCAAAAGCATAGTCCGTAACAGAACCCTTATTCACCAATTCCACATTAGGTACAACCAAATCGATACTCAAAAATAAACTGCTCTTTGTTTCATTCACCTGTACAAGTGAATTTTCCTGGGTTGTAATCCGGATTGGAATAATATATTTCCATTGCGGATTCTCAGCTGCTAATCGCCGTACTTCATTCAAATCGATATGAACGGTATTTTTAGCAATCGTCTCATCAGCATCCATATGAATCTTATCCGAGTCGAAAGAATAAGCAGAAGAAGGATAAGCTTTCATAGACTCTGTGTCTACACCTGAATTTTCTGATAAAGAAATATCAGAGTCAAAATACACATCTACTTCCTGATCCAAATATCCACTTTTATTAACATACACATCGTATGTCAATTCGCTCTCACCAAAATCAAATGTCGAATAAACAATCTCTCCCGTTTTGGATAGATAGACTTTTGATTGCACCTGCTCCAAATTTTCTTGATTTATACCGTCATTTTCACAGGCAAAACCGGCTATCAAGAATAACAAATAAATTATATTTTTTATTTTCATAACTTTCTAATTTAGAATACAACTAATTACCAACCCGGATTTTGTTTTAATTTCAAATTCTTCGTCATAGAAGACTGAGGTATCGGTTGTAAATATTGTTTTTCCAAAAATACGCGTGTTTCGAAAACCGTTCTCTTATAATATTCCGCACGCATATTATTTAAAGAAGAAATATTTACATTCATTCCATAAGCATTACCATGATTTGTTTCGGTTGAAATCATCCACCGGTTACAATCAAACCACCGTACATTTTCAAAGGCAAATTCAACCTGACGTTCCCGTCTAATTAAGAAAGTAGCCAAATCTTTATCTGTAGTAACCGTCGGATAGACACTTTCAATATCAGGAACACCGGCACGTTTACGAACCATATTCCAATAAACTAAGGCATCAGCCGTTTCACCTAATTCAATCTTCGCTTCAACGTAATTCAATAAAATTTCTGCATATCTAAAATTAGGCCAGCAGCGCCGCCACTGTAACGCGTACGGATTCGTAACAGATGAAGAAGGATGGGTAAATTTAGTTACCAAATAACCTGTTCTGTTATAATCCGAGTTTGAAGAGCCTTCTGTACCATACTTATTCAGATAAATAGGAGCATCTGTTGAAGTATTGGGCCAGACACCTTCATTATAAGCAACACTGGCATAAAAGCGGGGTTCGCGATCTTTATACATATTATAGGCTTCTCCGGTATATCCACTATTTGTCGTATTAAATGTAGGTACCGTAAATATTGAAAAACCTTCCTCTGTATATCCGCTTGTTTCATCTATAATCGGACTTCCGTCTTTCTGATAACCAGTTATAGGATACCGTCCGTTACTCATGGCATAGGCATCTACCTGTTGTTGTGTAACACAAGCCGTTGCATGTCCTTTGAATCTTTCACCATTAGGAGCAGGAGTTAAATCAAGGAAATAAACATCATCTCCCAAATCTTTTGCATCAAGCAGTTCCATATTCCAGTTTTCAGTAAATACCTTTTTGTATGCAATACCCTTTTTGCATTCTTCTTCAGAATCGCTGGTATAAAGTCCATAAGGCATGGTACCCGATTCACACATGTCTATAATTTCCTTAGCGGCATCAGCAGCAATACGCCATTTCTCCGGATCAGCCTTTACTGAGAACAACGGTGTTCCATCTTCTTTCGTTACAGAAGCATAGTAAGGATTTCCATTCATCAATTTACTGGCCGAATAGAGCAACATCCTTGATCTGTAAGCCAATGCTGCAGCTTTCGTGGGTTTACCTGCATAAATCTCTTCCTGCTTGGCTGGCAGATCAGCAGCAACTTCCCGTAAACTTTCTGTAATCCAGTTGACACAGTCTTCCCAAGAATCACGCTCTCTATAAATTGTTTCATTCACGTCTATAACCTCATCCTTAACCAAAATAATAGGACCATAAAGCATTGCCAACCAATAATGGCACATGATATTCACATATCTGGCTTCAGCTGTCCATAAAGCTATTTCATCTTCCGACAATTCTGCACACTCACCCACATGCTGCCGAAAGACATTACTCTCTCGAATACCTCTATATAATGGTGTCCAGAAATTGATTGCAGGAGAAGCTGCTGAATGCGATCCATTTTGCATGACGGCATAAGCACGTACAGCACCCCATTCTGCTTCATCACTGGCTGGAGTAAAAGGCCAGCCATAGGTACTATATGTCTGCATACAAAGATTATCCCATTGGTGTGGTAAATAGCTTAATACATTTGCCAAATATTGTTCGGTTGAAGATCTTTTCTCAAAAACACCTTCAATTGTCTGCATGTCATCAGGCTGCTTATCCAAGTAATCATTGCAGGAAACCAGTCCTAAACAACACATAAAATATATAAAAAATTTCGATTTCATCATGCTAATACTTTAAAAATTAATATTTAACCCTAAGTTCACTGTTCGCATTAAAGGATAACCGCGACCATCTTGTGAACCAGTCTCCGGATCCCAGTATTTAATATCTGGTGAAAAAGTCAATAAATTTTCTCCACTCAGGAATATGCGCAAAGAACGAAGTAATAATTTATCCGTAGCCGATTTTGGCAAACTATATCCTATTTCCGCATTTTTCAAGCGCAGGAAAGCTCCACTCCGCTGCCACCAGGTAGAATTCTGGTAATTACTACCATGCCATCCTTCACTATATAACAATGGTAATTCAGCATCAAAATTCTGTTTTTCCGGATCAAAGAATTTTCCATCCAAAGCAGCCAAGAAAGAAGTCTGACCAATATTCGGATAATTAAACGGGAAATAAGCACCACCTAAGAAAAATGTCGTATTGGCTATACCCTGGAAGAATACAGACAAGTCAAATCCTTTATAATTAGCACTCAGGCCAAAACCATATACAATTTCTGGAATATCAGAATATCCAATAGGAACTTCATCGTTTGTATCGATAACACCATCGCCATTAATATCTTTATATTTAATGTCACCCGGCTTCAAATAAGATACACCAAATTGAGAAGGACTGTTATCTATTTCTTCCTGCGTACGGAACAAGCCCAAAGCCACCAGTCCGTACTGCTGACCATAACGTTGTCCGTTTCTGTTTCTGTATTTATCAATATAATCCGGCTGGTCATCATTTACCTGTATATTCCTTGCAAAGGTAAATGTTCCACGTGCAGAAAGATATAAATCACCAATCTGCTTGTCATATTCCAAGGTAGCATCGATACCCTGATTCTTCATCTTTCCGACATTCGACCATGGCATGGTTGTTACTCCGACATAGTCAGGAATAGACTTTCTCTGAACAAAAATGCCATCTCGCTTTTCCCGGAAATAATCCACTTGAATACGGAATGAATTATATAACTGAGATTCTATACCTACATTAAATTTAGTAGAAGTCTCCCAAGAAACATTTTCGTTAGCATATTCACCAACAGCGATACCATTTACCCATGTATTGGATGTACCCCAGTTCGTGCCATTAGCACCCACAATCGTTGGCAAATAGACAAATCGACGACCACCACCAATCTGATCGTTACCGGATTGACCCAACGAAGCTTTCAACTTCAGCATTTCCACATTAGGAGTCTTATCTTTCATGAAACTTTCATTGGAGACAACCCATCCGATAGCGGCAGCAGGGAAGAAACCAAAACGATGTCCTCTGGCAAAATTCTCAGATCCGTTATATCCGAAATTACCTTCAATAAAATAACGGTCATCATACGAATAAGTTAAACGACCTGCCAACCCCTGACTTCTATAAGGTAATGCCTCGATGGAAGATCCTGCTGCAATCTGATAGTCTCTCTGATTATAGAGCAACAAACCTCCTACATTATGTTTATCATCAAAAACCCGGTTGTAAGTAATATTCCCTTCTAAGTATAAAGCTCTTTCTCCATTTGCATAAGATGTATATGTCAGCGTGTTAGAGCCTAAATTACCTTCTTCATAAATTAACTGGCCATTGGCATCTCTGTTTTTGGCATACCAGGTATGTGGACTACCCTGTCGTAATATCTGATTCCAGCTGTTTGAATCAAATGAGAATTTAACAGTAGCCTTTAATCCCGGAGTAATCAATTCAGAGAAATCTTGTTCCAATGCCATAATAGCATTGATCTTTGTCCACCAATTATCGTTGTAACCGCTCTGTGTTAATGTATTATACGGATTACTGGTACCTCCCGGCATTTCTGCGTAGCGTATCTTTCCAAATTCATCCAAATCCGGATAATACAGAGGAACCGTATTAGGAGAGACACTTACGGCCTGACTAAAAATATCACTAAGGCTGGAATAAGGCTGATGCTTCATTTCCAAAGCGCCATTGACATTCAGTTTTAATGTTGTTGTCCGATGCAGACTTACATCAATATTTGAAATAAAATTATAACGCTTATAATTAATTTCAGAATTCCATTCATGACTTGGATCAGAAATAAACAAGCCATTTTCATTATAAAATGAACCTGAGACGTAATACCGCGCGAC is part of the Parabacteroides sp. AD58 genome and harbors:
- a CDS encoding RagB/SusD family nutrient uptake outer membrane protein; the protein is MKSKFFIYFMCCLGLVSCNDYLDKQPDDMQTIEGVFEKRSSTEQYLANVLSYLPHQWDNLCMQTYSTYGWPFTPASDEAEWGAVRAYAVMQNGSHSAASPAINFWTPLYRGIRESNVFRQHVGECAELSEDEIALWTAEARYVNIMCHYWLAMLYGPIILVKDEVIDVNETIYRERDSWEDCVNWITESLREVAADLPAKQEEIYAGKPTKAAALAYRSRMLLYSASKLMNGNPYYASVTKEDGTPLFSVKADPEKWRIAADAAKEIIDMCESGTMPYGLYTSDSEEECKKGIAYKKVFTENWNMELLDAKDLGDDVYFLDLTPAPNGERFKGHATACVTQQQVDAYAMSNGRYPITGYQKDGSPIIDETSGYTEEGFSIFTVPTFNTTNSGYTGEAYNMYKDREPRFYASVAYNEGVWPNTSTDAPIYLNKYGTEGSSNSDYNRTGYLVTKFTHPSSSVTNPYALQWRRCWPNFRYAEILLNYVEAKIELGETADALVYWNMVRKRAGVPDIESVYPTVTTDKDLATFLIRRERQVEFAFENVRWFDCNRWMISTETNHGNAYGMNVNISSLNNMRAEYYKRTVFETRVFLEKQYLQPIPQSSMTKNLKLKQNPGW
- a CDS encoding DPP IV N-terminal domain-containing protein, whose translation is MNKRIFYVCCLSLLLPWAAAKAQVTKADYQRSDTILKLENKVYSSAVKPHWLGDSHFFWYQNREKTGTVFYLVDAETGKKNKAVDKQGLAVYLKGKNKPLVDELMKEEERPRWDFWRKNDKPVASPDSLWEAYIQDNNLYVRSRKNKEEVTALTMDGIRNYTYGSRIMWSPDSKKIATVKTREVEERRIPLLESRPSTQLQPILQWRNYAKPGDVLPVSVPVLFDWEKKKQIPLETNLYENQFDLYLTGWRSDSRAFTFEFNQRGHQRYIVGEVNAENGKITHLVDEQVPTFFYYNNRFRYDLQDGKQMLWISERDGWRHLYLFGNDGQVIRQVTKGEWVVRNVEYIDENAGVIYFRASGFHADEDPYHLHLCRINLDGTGFKDLTPENANHEVTLSADHQYIVDAYSRADMPYVSVLRKVSDGSVVASLEKSDISELVEYGWQLPEVFHAKGRDGKTDIWGKIIRPSTFDASRSYPIVEMIYAGPHDSHVEKYFRATDHLCSRLAELGFIVVKIDGMGTANRSKAFHDVCWKNLKDAGFPDRIAWIKAAAAKYPYMDINRVGIYGWSAGGQNAMAALLFHNDFYKVAVALCGCHDNRMDKVWWNEQWMGYPIDESYSASSNVDNAWRLKGKLLLINGELDDNVDPASTLQVVSELMKANKNFDQLYLPGKTHSLGGPFEMHKMHDFFVKNLMGVEPPAWD
- a CDS encoding DUF1735 domain-containing protein, producing MKIKNIIYLLFLIAGFACENDGINQENLEQVQSKVYLSKTGEIVYSTFDFGESELTYDVYVNKSGYLDQEVDVYFDSDISLSENSGVDTESMKAYPSSAYSFDSDKIHMDADETIAKNTVHIDLNEVRRLAAENPQWKYIIPIRITTQENSLVQVNETKSSLFLSIDLVVPNVELVNKGSVTDYAFDPFRNAGEKELSLPMEINIPFTNTTFDFNFVSEADPALLIAYNEQYGTDYEMLPEGSYTIPEVSMSEGEESKKFNITVALDALDKINGGKYYLLPVRIVSSGNDQIPMEDGAVCYFRIKQASKWTGRWDNTISAGETGLSTTPGTTYSTALYSRIDALENFTESTIVAAFNVITDNDAILCPGWGGTMFEQCSPIIKITDQDAGNGKKVVEILAGWAREGAGWEPVTTANNMSTYDPATNEIYLDYTGTYSWGDYHIQRTYSNQQALD
- a CDS encoding SusC/RagA family TonB-linked outer membrane protein, coding for MKDYTTAQRVNLNVTGGGKVARYYVSGSFYNENGLFISDPSHEWNSEINYKRYNFISNIDVSLHRTTTLKLNVNGALEMKHQPYSSLSDIFSQAVSVSPNTVPLYYPDLDEFGKIRYAEMPGGTSNPYNTLTQSGYNDNWWTKINAIMALEQDFSELITPGLKATVKFSFDSNSWNQILRQGSPHTWYAKNRDANGQLIYEEGNLGSNTLTYTSYANGERALYLEGNITYNRVFDDKHNVGGLLLYNQRDYQIAAGSSIEALPYRSQGLAGRLTYSYDDRYFIEGNFGYNGSENFARGHRFGFFPAAAIGWVVSNESFMKDKTPNVEMLKLKASLGQSGNDQIGGGRRFVYLPTIVGANGTNWGTSNTWVNGIAVGEYANENVSWETSTKFNVGIESQLYNSFRIQVDYFREKRDGIFVQRKSIPDYVGVTTMPWSNVGKMKNQGIDATLEYDKQIGDLYLSARGTFTFARNIQVNDDQPDYIDKYRNRNGQRYGQQYGLVALGLFRTQEEIDNSPSQFGVSYLKPGDIKYKDINGDGVIDTNDEVPIGYSDIPEIVYGFGLSANYKGFDLSVFFQGIANTTFFLGGAYFPFNYPNIGQTSFLAALDGKFFDPEKQNFDAELPLLYSEGWHGSNYQNSTWWQRSGAFLRLKNAEIGYSLPKSATDKLLLRSLRIFLSGENLLTFSPDIKYWDPETGSQDGRGYPLMRTVNLGLNINF
- a CDS encoding SDR family NAD(P)-dependent oxidoreductase is translated as MSYAVITGASSGLGLEFARQLAERGYGIIVVSNQPDENRLVAEMLCLQYQVDVRVIDIDLTVSDAAEGVYRMVNSWGLEVEVLVSNAGMLLFSTLVRTPLERLEQIVRLHCTTPVKLIRLFGEDMQKRQKGYILITSSSTAWMPYPTISHYAATKAFLKSFSRSVWYEFKRYGVGVTALFPGAVDTPLYHLSEQKRKWLRRFGVMQSPRETVAVALRALFRKQYSCIPGFFTKFTVVLCTFVPVWVLLLILKVPVIKRLYESV